GCCATTTGGCCGGGCCCTGTCTGCGCGCGCCTGGGTTCAGCGCTGGGTATAGGCCACCACCTCGCGGTCAAAGGCCCCAATCAACATGACGATCCCCAGCAGCGTGCCCAGCGGAAAAATAAGCAGGCTCAGCACCGCGATGATCAGGCTGGACACCCGGCCCCAGGCGCGGCCTTCGAGCACCGCGCGGCGGGTGTAATACAGCAGCAAAATCTCCAGGGCCGTCAGTGCAAAGGAGATCCACAGGGTTGCGGGAATCAGGGACGCCGGCAGCGCGTCGGCTGGCAGCCCCATCTGGGCTTGCAGCTCGGGGAGCATCTCCTGAACCCGTGGCCCCAGGAAAGGCAGCGCCAGCAGCGAGATGGCGGCATACAGCAGAGAAATCAAGAGGGGCACCGTCAGGAAACTCAGGCGCTTGGGAACAGGGCCGGGGGCAGGTGAAGACGCAGTCATCTTCTCCAGAGTAGCGCGGCGTGCCCCTTGCGCCCCCCTGCCTGATCCGAATTCCGGATAATCCGGTGCGTCCACGCCTCTCCGCCCCCGGTGTTCCTCCTCTGCTGCGCCCCTCTGCGCGTCCCTTCGGTCGGGTCAACCCGTTGTTCTAAAACGAATGAACCGGAAGCCTTATGAGCCCTCTTGACCTTCGCTCTCCACGACCGGCCCCTGGCCCGAAAATCAGCAAGACGCGGCCGCCTACTCAGCACCCCCAAGCAAAAAAGCGCCCCCGGAGGAGGCGCCCTTTGTCAGCCTTACGGCCCTTACTTCTTCATCAGCTGCTGGGCGATGTTGTTCGGTACCTGGCTGTAGTGGTCGAAGAACATGGAGTAGCTGGCGCGGCCCTGGGTCATGGAGCGCATATCGGTGGCGTAGCCGAACATTTCGCTGAGCGGCACGAAGGCCTTCACGATCTGCGCGTTGCCACGGGCTTCCATGCCCTGAATCTGGCCACGGCGGCTGTTCAGGTCACCGATGATGTCGCCCATGTAGTCCTCGGGCACGGTCACCTCAACGCGCATGATGGGCTCCAGCAGGGCGGGGGCGCCCTTCTGCACGGCTTCCTTCAGCGCCATGGAGCCGGCAATCTTGAACGCCATTTCCGAGGAGTCCACTTCGTGGTAGCTGCCGTCGTAAATGGTGACCTTCATGTCCACCACGGGGAAGCCCAACATGGGGCCGCTCTGCATGGCTTCTTCGATGCCCTTCTGGGCGGGGCCCACGTATTCACGGGGCACGGTGCCGCCCACGATGGCGTTCTCGAACACGAAGCCGGCGCCGGGTTCCAGGGGCTCGGCCTTGATCTTGACGTGGCCGAACTGACCGCGACCACCGGACTGACGCACGAACTTGCCTTCGACGTCCACGGCGCGGGTGATGGTTTCACGGAAGGCCACCTGGGGCGCGCCCACGTTGGCTTCCACCTTGTACTCGCGCTTCAGGCGGTCCACCAGGATTTCCAGGTGCAGCTCGCCCATGCCGGCAATCGTGGTCTGGCCGGACTCCTGGTCGGTTTCCACCTTGAAGGTGGGGTCTTCTTCGGCCAGCTTCTGCAGGCCCACGCCCATCTTTTCCTGGTCGGCCTTGGTCTTGGGCTCGATGGCCAGCTTGATCACCGGCTCGGGCACGTCGATGCTTTCCAGCAGCACCTTGTTGTCGCCGTCGCCGATCAGGGTGTTGCCGGTGCCCGCGTCTTTCAGGCCGATTACGGCGCCCAGTTCGCCGGCCTTCAGTTCGGTGACTTCCTCGCGGCTGTTGGCGTGCATCTTCAGCAGACGGCCCACGCGCTCGCGCTTGTCCTTGGAGGCGTTGTACACGTAGCTGCCGGACTGCAGGGTGCCCGAGTAGATACGCACGAAGGTCAGGCGGCCCACGTAGGGGTCAGCCATGATCTTGAACGCCAGCGCGGCCAGCTTGCCTTCGGGGTCGGCGGGGAACTCGGTGGTGTCCTCGCTGTCCTCGATCTTGCCCTTGATGGCGGGCACTTCCAGGGGGCTGGGCAGGTAGTCCACCACAGCGTCGAGCAGCAGCTGCACGCCCTTGTTCTTCAGGGCGCTGCCGCACAGCACGGGGAAGATCTTCTTCTCGATGGTGCCCTTGCGCAGCGCGGCGACCAACTGCTCCACGCTGGGCTCCTCGCCTTCGAGGTACATCATCATCAGGTCTTCGTCGACTTCGGCGGCGGCTTCAATCAGGGCCGCGCGCATTTCCGTCACCTTGTCGGCGTATTCGGCGGGCACGTCATGCTCCTGGATCTCGGTGCCCAGGTCGTTGGTGTAGGTGTAGGCGCGCTGGCGCACGATGTCGATGATGCCCTTGAACTCGCTCTCCTGGCCCATGGGGTACTGCACGGGGGCCGGGATGGCGCCGAGGCGCTCGCGGATGTCGTTCAGCACCAGTTCAAAGCTGGCGCCGGTCTTGTCCATCTTGTTGGAAAAGGCGATGCGGGGCACGCCGTACCGGTCGGCCTGACGCCACACGGTTTCCGACTGGGGCTCCACG
Above is a window of Deinococcus multiflagellatus DNA encoding:
- the fusA gene encoding elongation factor G, with amino-acid sequence MTTKAQSYLTHFRNIGIAAHIDAGKTTTTERILYYTGRTHNIGEVHDGAATMDWMEQERERGITITAAATTAKWTRSGTEQEYVVNIIDTPGHVDFTIEVERSMRVLDGAVAVFDSSQGVEPQSETVWRQADRYGVPRIAFSNKMDKTGASFELVLNDIRERLGAIPAPVQYPMGQESEFKGIIDIVRQRAYTYTNDLGTEIQEHDVPAEYADKVTEMRAALIEAAAEVDEDLMMMYLEGEEPSVEQLVAALRKGTIEKKIFPVLCGSALKNKGVQLLLDAVVDYLPSPLEVPAIKGKIEDSEDTTEFPADPEGKLAALAFKIMADPYVGRLTFVRIYSGTLQSGSYVYNASKDKRERVGRLLKMHANSREEVTELKAGELGAVIGLKDAGTGNTLIGDGDNKVLLESIDVPEPVIKLAIEPKTKADQEKMGVGLQKLAEEDPTFKVETDQESGQTTIAGMGELHLEILVDRLKREYKVEANVGAPQVAFRETITRAVDVEGKFVRQSGGRGQFGHVKIKAEPLEPGAGFVFENAIVGGTVPREYVGPAQKGIEEAMQSGPMLGFPVVDMKVTIYDGSYHEVDSSEMAFKIAGSMALKEAVQKGAPALLEPIMRVEVTVPEDYMGDIIGDLNSRRGQIQGMEARGNAQIVKAFVPLSEMFGYATDMRSMTQGRASYSMFFDHYSQVPNNIAQQLMKK